Within the Populus trichocarpa isolate Nisqually-1 chromosome 14, P.trichocarpa_v4.1, whole genome shotgun sequence genome, the region ATCTGCCATTTCTTGTATAGCATATTGCAACGACAATACAATTTCATGCTGCAACACATTAAAGGCATAAGGTGTAAGCACACTGCGTGCATGTTCTTCAATTGGCAAGCATGTCTTGATATGCATATACGGCGTCCCATCTCTGGTTTGATTTCCAACAGTTGCAGCAAGACCAATCTGCAAGACCcacaaacaaaatccaaaatgcaGTCTATCAAATAACAGAAACTTGATAAGAAAATCTTTGAGACAACTGACCCGTATACCTGCTCAAAAGATGCTTGCAGACATGTTTGTCCACCCAAGATTCTTTTCAGGAATGTGTGCAGAGACTGTGAAAACTCAGGTGCCATTGTGCGAGCCAGAAATGAACCTCTAATGTAGGAAATTGACCAAAATCCTCGATATGAAAAGAGTAGAGCCATATGCTTATCTGTAACAAGTTCAAATCTGGCAACCAAAAGATTCCATTGATGTTCGAAGTCTTCTACATTTTCCTCATGACACAAGAGGTCAAACTCAGCTTTAAAATCTTCAAACCGCGATCCAAGGGGAAAAGATAACCAGCTGGATAACTTAGATAGAATGTGCCATATACATacaacatgttttgtatttggcAACTCCCTTGCTATGGCATCCCTAAGGGCCAACTCCATATCTGTTATAATTGTCTGTGGATGTCTTCCTTTTATAAAGCGGACAAAAGTCtgttcaaaagaagaaaatcataaaaaggaCATGAAGATGGGACAGAATGATTACATGAATTCTTTTCCACAAACCTGTAAAGCCCATGTGAAAGAATGAGAACTTTCATCTTGCAGCAAAACACATCCATACAAAATTGCTTTTCCATGGTTATCCATGCCAAACCAAACTCCTAGGAGCAAGCCGTAGGTAATAGAACGATATGTGGTGTCGAAAGTAACTACATCGCCATACAACGTATATGCACGAACAGAATCCCCATACAACCATGCTATATTTTCAACCTTTTGATTTTCATCTGTGGTATAATCATAAGCAAAATCTGGATCCCTTTCAGCCACAGACTTGCAGGCCTCAAGGAGTTCCAATGTatcattctctctcttctcaGTGAGCAAAGCATCATTTTCTTGAACAGTCTTTTTACAAGTCCGAACAAAGTTCCTAACATCCTTCTCTATAAAGGGAAAATGTCCAGGTTGAACTCCTTTTTCCAACTCCAACACCTTCACTATCCGATTAATAGGAAACCCTGCTTTGGATAGCAAaagaatcctctcttgatcagCCTCCTGTATTTTCCGATATGCAGGTAGCAAACGCACTTGGTCATCTTCCAGCAGTTCATGGTTATGAACATTGCTAAACTGTGAGACATACCATTGGGCAAGACCATCAACAATTTCCTTTGTCAAATACAATTTTGCATCACATCCACATCGTATTGATTTCCGATCTCGGGGATGCTCCACATTTGCCTTTTTCCGTGGTTGATTAAATCCAGAACGATAACAAACAAAATCTCGTCTGTAAATCCCTAAATGTTGGCTTTCAGTCGACCGTGCTTTCCTAATTGAAAACCCATTCTTCCGAGCAAAATTGGAGTAGTATTCAAAAGCATCATCATCACTTTTGAAAATTTGACCCACGTAAGGAGTGAAGACTAATTCTGTTGATGTTGTCTCACTCCTTCCTAGCTGAGAGCTTGCTGAAGTCTGATCATCTCCCTCATACTTAATATAACACTTCCAATCTCCACATGGGCACTGCTGGCGCCGAATCCATATGTTATTTGATGGCTTCATTCACCAGTGgccaaaaaatatttcaactttcAGTTCCTTAGCCTTCGGTTGGTTTCTGAATGAAtgcaagagaaggaaaaaaaaatactgcaaTTCAAAATTCTGAagattaaaacttaaaaaaagaaaaaagaaagtaaattgcTACATTCTATTTCAGTTCTTAAATCTTTTGtcaattgaaagaaacatcTAGAAATAAGATAAACGTATTCTTCCTCTCTCTATTCATCCAACTTAAGAGCAAGTTTCAAAAATTGAAAGCCGAATCTTAAAACCAAACTACTTAAATGCGTGGTTGAAGAAGAAGTTTATGATTAACTGCAGcaaaatcaattcaacctaGCAGGTTGTGTCAGTGCCTCTTTAAGCAAAACAGTGGAAAGCCAGGACAGTATCAGAATCAGACCGCTCCACCAAGAACACAGAATAAAGCCCCCCCTGTACGCTTGACATAGTtttcaatatcaaataaaaaatcaaaactgctGCTGGGCACAAACTCATTATATTCTGGAGTTAGGGCAACTGCTCAAAAAATCacagttaaaaagaaaacatagaaaaatcCATCACACACCACATACATTCCATTTTCTGCATAACAgataaagaaagggaaaaacgaaaacaaaattAGACACATATATTTTGACGAAAACAAAACAGACCCTATTCACGTCAAAGCTAACAGTTTGAATTCAAGCTgattaatcaatcaataaataaaaattcacctaaaattaaacaaaattccaCTGCAGTGACCGATTCCATACCAGAAAGTGAAATTTATCACTGAAACAAAACAATCCGAGGAGAGAGccccaaatttttttatttcttccacGTAAcagaacaggaaaaaaaattgcaacaaaTAGCACGTACCCAGTAGACAAAATGAATCCCTCCAAAACCGATGCTGAATTCGCAGAATTTTTCACAATGTAGTGATGCAAATACAATCAGTTCTGAATTACAGGACAGtgacaagaacaagaaaaaagagagagtaggGGACAAGACAATTAACAGTGTAATTTAATAACAGAAATTAGTACTAAACATTTAGCTAAACATACTTCCTAACCAGAAATTACTTACTGATATcgctaatgatgatgatgatgtggaGAATTCATGAATTAtcgaaataaaatagaagtaatttatttttattacaaaaccctttcagtttttctttttgctgtTTCTCGCTCTGCAGAAATATAATAATGCTACACAAAGAATGAATTGTTTGTCTCAAGGCtcaattttccaaaaaaaaaatattagggcCCAATTTGTTAAACTTCTAGTAACCTAGTTTATGGGCCACGTCAGAATTAAGTGGGCCTGAATGGGCTTTGACACAACTCTAACCATTTTGTAAGCCTAGAAGTCCTTGAATTCCATGATTAGTGAAATCACTATATAAGTGACCCTTGGTACTCCGTGTATCGAGTTAGGTGTCttttaacatcataaaaaaaaaatattcaagcgagatcaatagttttaaaaaagaaaaaaagtatgaGGTTTGAGTCATTGACTTAACCGAGTATCACAAGCTCggtt harbors:
- the LOC7469327 gene encoding putative protein FAR1-RELATED SEQUENCE 10; this encodes MKPSNNIWIRRQQCPCGDWKCYIKYEGDDQTSASSQLGRSETTSTELVFTPYVGQIFKSDDDAFEYYSNFARKNGFSIRKARSTESQHLGIYRRDFVCYRSGFNQPRKKANVEHPRDRKSIRCGCDAKLYLTKEIVDGLAQWYVSQFSNVHNHELLEDDQVRLLPAYRKIQEADQERILLLSKAGFPINRIVKVLELEKGVQPGHFPFIEKDVRNFVRTCKKTVQENDALLTEKRENDTLELLEACKSVAERDPDFAYDYTTDENQKVENIAWLYGDSVRAYTLYGDVVTFDTTYRSITYGLLLGVWFGMDNHGKAILYGCVLLQDESSHSFTWALQTFVRFIKGRHPQTIITDMELALRDAIARELPNTKHVVCIWHILSKLSSWLSFPLGSRFEDFKAEFDLLCHEENVEDFEHQWNLLVARFELVTDKHMALLFSYRGFWSISYIRGSFLARTMAPEFSQSLHTFLKRILGGQTCLQASFEQIGLAATVGNQTRDGTPYMHIKTCLPIEEHARSVLTPYAFNVLQHEIVLSLQYAIQEMADGSYLVQHIKKMDGERFVNWMPEDEQIHCSCKEFEHSGILCRHSLRLLEVKNYFQLPERYFPLRWRRDQSLVPMDDQNAQSNNDECAQAFHALAEALLTESLISKERFNHVQREITGLLAEVRSMPVAEELSLNIPPNNVSET